The proteins below are encoded in one region of Engystomops pustulosus chromosome 8, aEngPut4.maternal, whole genome shotgun sequence:
- the LOC140076138 gene encoding uncharacterized protein, producing MALKCREISWEPSDVNAVNSIKDLHIFGRSLLFKKWFHTKDPSEIFDTPEEIEAVRILEELQDESNMQENIPPCIKKKSQRFPPLNTCPAVDLFVKVVSNEFSQVYQQVSHDNLSKQERQCINNLRHDKTIVIKQADKGGNVVVWPHTLYEREAYRQLNDTRCYKRLTFNPSSKFTSELNKILTQAVNNKTISKELSASLQVSDLVTPTLYLLPKIHKHATQPPGRPIISGRGCLTENVSRPFELYQLGSFFEYAESAPQTRNSRYKQKNSNPVSGNEATATEPLNTHTLEQRPPHVKPYCIHHPNHQIHPSVTARRSKNLRDLLVRSHYESARPKTIFESKPPAWGCKPCG from the exons ATGGCGCTAAAGTGTCGCGAGATCTCGTGGGAGCCGTCGGATGTGAATGCCGTGAATT CCATAAAAGACCTCCACATCTTTGGAAGATCCCTGCTCTTCAAAAAATGGTTCCACACGAAGGATCCGAGTGAGATTTTCGACACTCCTGAAGAAATAGAAGCAGTTAGGATCCTTGAGGAACTACAAGATGAGAGTAATATGCAAGAAAACATCCCACCATGTATAAAGAAAAAATCACAACGCTTCCCCCCCTTAAACACCTGCCCTGCGGTAGATTTATTCGTGAAAGTGGTCTCCAACGAATTCTCACAAGTGTACCAACAGGTTAGTCACGATAATCTTTCTAAACAGGAaagacaatgtataaataatctgAGACATGATAAAACCATTGTAATTAAGCAGGCCGATAAGGGGGGGAACGTGGTGGTATGGCCACATACATTATACGAGAGGGAGGCGTATCGTCAGCTTAATGACACACGCTGTTACAAACGCCTCACGTTTAACCCATCCAGCAAATTCACAAGTGAATTGAATAAAATCCTCACGCAAGCAGTAAACAACAAAACCATCAGTAAAGAACTATCTGCTTCTCTCCAGGTGTCTGATCTCGTGACTCCCACACTGTATCTTCTACCAAAGATACACAAGCATGCGACACAACCCCCAGGAAGACCCATAATCTCGGGCCGTGGATGTCTTACAGAGAATGTGAGCAG ACCATTCGAGCTGTACCAATTGGGCAGTTTCTTCGAGTACGCAGAATCTGCTCCACAGACACGGAATTCGAGATACAAGCAGAAGAACTCAAATCCCGTTTCCGGCAACGAGGCTACAGCAACAGAGCCATTAAACACGCATACTTTAGAGCAAAGGCCACCTCACGTCAAGCCCTACTGCATCCATCACCCAAACCATCAAATCCATCCAAG TGTAACGGCACGACGCTCTAAGAACCTTCGGGATCTACTGGTGCGCAGCCATTATGAATCAGCACGACCAAAGACGATTTTTGAATCAAAACCACCAGCATGGGGCTGCAAACCATGTG GATGA
- the SOCS1 gene encoding suppressor of cytokine signaling 1 — MVAHSKVEADNAVSERRPQRLDASHSDRSQIQPARAIHNSPGRPIPALQLSDTHFRTFRSQSDFTLITKTSSILDTCGFYWGPLTVNVAHEKLRLEPVGTFLIRDSRQKNCFFAISIKTSTGPISIRIHFQAGRFSLDGSKESFNCLFQLLEHYILSPKKMLVAPLRKVRLRPLQELCRKSILATFGRQNLDIIPVNRVLKDYLKSFPFQI; from the coding sequence ATGGTAGCACACAGCAAGGTGGAAGCAGATAATGCAGTTTCGGAAAGAAGACCTCAGCGCCTGGATGCTTCACACTCTGATCGCTCCCAAATCCAGCCTGCCAGAGCCATTCATAACAGCCCGGGACGTCCCATTCCCGCATTGCAACTCAGTGACACACACTTTAGGACCTTCCGCTCTCAGTCGGATTTTACTCTCATCACCAAGACTAGCAGTATACTGGACACTTGTGGATTTTACTGGGGACCTCTGACAGTTAATGTGGCCCATGAGAAACTAAGGCTGGAGCCAGTGGGCACTTTCCTCATCAGGGACAGTAGACAGAAGAATTGTTTTTTTGCCATCAGTATTAAAACATCTACAGGACCCATCAGCATCAGGATCCACTTTCAGGCCGGGAGGTTTAGCCTAGATGGCAGCAAAGAGTCATTCAATTGCCTTTTCCAGCTGCTGGAACATTATATATTGTCTCCTAAAAAGATGCTTGTTGCTCCTCTAAGGAAGGTCAGATTAAGACCACTACAAGAACTCTGCCGAAAAAGCATCCTGGCAACATTCGGGAGGCAGAACCTGGACATCATACCCGTCAACCGGGTTTTAAAGGACTATTTAAAGTCTTTCCCATTTCAGATCTAG